From the Cryptosporidium parvum Iowa II chromosome 2, whole genome shotgun sequence genome, one window contains:
- a CDS encoding peptidase'insulinase-like peptidase', producing EKMINNSQELVQKVDDIVLPECEDRKYRALELKNGLTAFLVSDKETKTSGCCLTVYIGAMYSPKNLNGLAHFLEHMLFCGTKKYPNVDEYQKFIASHGGKRHGSTTRSTTTYYFEIKNNAFNEALDRFSSFFTEPLFCKDMTEKEVSAIENEFHLKYHSDERVRFHLLGQLSNKSHPLNCFTTGNKETLEFKPKKLGINLHSELLKFYSSYYSSNIMSIILYGKEDLDTLEKYTIEYFSKIPNHQVNCFDYTKIFMEIPPYTRETSIGKIIKLIPYETDKRLKIYFPLPPLDKYNDSCAPAYIANIIGHKGEGGISSILRAKKLATGASFAITNEDPCALAQFGVVLTDEGYNNIGQVLEIIFNFLVLFKATPVIPELVDEFIGITRAGFTYQPKFSIRDLFSLPAKYLKYKCKFEEILSSGFVVKKFSQDDVFSILEYLSNDNFFILLSSQAIEEEYKKNQENFIVEHYYGTKYSISELDEDLLSIINSSSPEKALKLGLILPKPNQFVSTDFSILNPQKVCVNDYLRIPELLNFDELKAQGNTDSYNIHSHPLNIWFKPDSTFNSPHSLINMRLVAERILEFKENSSFEKLSNFSNELVFQVFGEILNEVMYRSMHELSSDILAASLSYTINFNSRTNVFVLQGFGLSHKLNYLISIMFEKLYHGTEVRKYYDEAILIISKDWKNKIIKPNLTSLSLECISESLSPFFFNRQEKLNVLESFTFELFCSIRQHFLSNCRLEGLIMGNFSEPNAKCISIQHWKNLINFQNSVKNEVKSCGIKVEQFSIVNLKKDIYTLNYIPNSSDKNGCWMLSFFLGEYNLRKQVLCDLILPFVSSEAFADLRTNQQLAYVVRATQIFSSPAIIIGYYLQSSEYTNALTLERLLEFHINKTKVELKSKLNKEMFIKLKDSTIQTLSSNPKSIFDEYKTYLHEINERSYLFDIRQRKIDILNNVQYNEFIEFYDSIWTSNSVLTEIRSQIDDTKNSGVGSEYKDPSIPEGYLKLESITQISRNKNTPMISLEDKLKNL from the coding sequence gagaaaatgattaataattcacAGGAACTGGTTCAAAAAGTGGATGACATTGTACTTCCAGAATGTGAAGATAGAAAGTACAGAGCTTTAGAGCTTAAGAACGGTCTAACAGCCTTTTTAGTATCAGATAAGGAAACTAAAACAAGTGGATGCTGCCTTACAGTCTACATTGGAGCTATGTACTCTcctaaaaatttaaatggATTGGCACACTTTTTAGAGCATATGTTATTCTGTggaacaaaaaaatatccGAACGTGGAtgaatatcaaaaatttattgCAAGCCATGGAGGAAAGAGGCATGGATCTACTACAAGATCAACTACAACATATTactttgaaataaaaaataatgctTTTAATGAAGCATTGGATAGattttcttcattcttTACAGAACCATTGTTTTGCAAGGATATGACAGAAAAAGAGGTTTCTGCCATTGAAAATGAGTTCCATCTTAAATATCACAGTGATGAAAGAGTTAGATTCCATTTACTTGGTCAATTGTCAAACAAATCACATCCTTTGAATTGTTTTACTACCGGGAATAAAGAAACTTTGGAATTCAAACCCAAAAAATTGGGAATCAATCTCCATTCTGAACTTTTAAAGTTCTACTCTTCCTATTACAGCAGTAATATTATGTCAATTATTCTTTATGGAAAAGAAGATCTAGACACATTGGAAAAGTATactattgaatatttttcaaaaattccAAATCACCAAGTTAATTGTTTTGATTATACAAAGATTTTCATGGAAATTCCTCCTTATACAAGAGAAACTTCAAttggaaaaattattaagttAATACCTTATGAAACTGACAAAAGATTAAAAATCTACTTCCCACTTCCTCCTTTAGACAAATATAACGATAGTTGTGCTCCTGCTTATATTGCAAACATTATTGGACATAAAGGTGAAGGAGGaatatcatcaatattaagAGCTAAAAAACTTGCTACTGGTGCTTCTTTTGCTATTACTAATGAAGATCCATGTGCACTAGCTCAGTTTGGGGTTGTTCTAACTGATGAGGggtataataatattggacAAGTATTGgaaatcattttcaacTTTTTAGTATTATTTAAGGCAACACCTGTTATTCCAGAACTAGTTGATGAGTTTATTGGGATTACTAGAGCAGGTTTTACTTATCAACCCAAATTCTCAATTCGTGACTTATTCTCATTACCAGCAAAGTATCTCAAATACAAATgtaaatttgaagaaatcCTCTCTTCCGGTTTTGTTGTGAAAAAATTTTCACAAGATGATGTATTCTCTATTTTGGAATACTTAAGTAAtgacaatttttttatcttaCTATCTTCGCAAGCAATTGAGGAGGAGTATAagaaaaatcaagaaaactTTATTGTTGAACATTATTATGGAACAAAATATAGTATTTCAGAACTAGATGAAGATTTgctttcaataattaattcctCCTCACCAGAAAAGGCTTTAAAACTTGGGTTAATTTTGCCAAAGCCGAATCAATTTGTATCAACAGATTTCTCAATATTAAACCCACAAAAGGTTTGTGTTAATGATTACTTGAGAATTCCTGAGCTTCtaaattttgatgaattgAAAGCTCAAGGTAATACCGATTCTTACAATATTCATTCACAtcctttaaatatttggtTTAAACCAGATTCAACCTTTAATTCTCCTCATTCATTAATCAATATGAGATTAGTTGCTGAGAGAATTCtagaatttaaagaaaactcatcttttgagaaattgtcaaatttttcaaatgaattagTTTTCCAAGTATTTGGTGAAATCTTAAATGAAGTTATGTATAGAAGTATGCATGAGCTTTCTTCAGATATATTAGCAGCAAGTTTATCTTAtacaattaatttcaattctAGAACAAATGTATTTGTTTTACAAGGATTTGGACTTTCTcacaaattaaattatttgatttcaaTAATGTTCGAGAAATTATATCATGGAACAGAGgttagaaaatattatgatGAAGccatattaattataagCAAAGATTGGAAGAATAAGATAATAAAACCAAATTTGACTTCACTTTCACTAGAATGTATCTCAGAATCTTTGTCAccttttttcttcaatcgtcaagaaaaattaaatgtttTGGAATCATTTACTTTTGAATTGTTTTGTTCTATAAGACAACACTTTTTATCAAACTGTAGACTTGAAGGGTTAATTATGGGTAATTTTTCAGAACCAAATGCAAAGTGTATTTCAATACAACATTggaaaaatttgataaatttccAGAATTCTGTTAAAAATGAAGTAAAATCTTGTGGAATAAAAGTAGAACAATTTTCAATtgttaatttaaaaaaggatatttatactttaaattatattccaAATAGTTCGGACAAAAATGGATGTTGGATGTTGAGTTTCTTCCTTGGAGAGTATAATTTGAGGAAACAAGTCCTATGTGATTTGATTTTACCGTTTGTCTCAAGTGAAGCTTTTGCTGATCTCAGAACTAATCAACAACTAGCTTATGTTGTTAGAGCTACACAGATATTTTCTTCTCCtgcaattattattggatacTATTTACAATCATCTGAGTATACTAATGCTCTAACTCTTGAGAGGCTTTTAGAGTTTCATATAAACAAAACAAAAGTGGAACTAAAAAGTAAATTGAATAAGGAAATGTTTATAAAATTGAAGGATTCCACAATTCAAACCCTTTCATCAAATCCAAAAAGTATCTTTGATGAGTATAAGACTTATCTTCATGAGATTAATGAAAGatcatatttatttgatataaGACAAAGGAAAatagatatattaaataatgtaCAATACaatgaatttattgaattttatGATAGTATATGGACTTCAAACTCCGTATTAACAGAAATAAGATCTCAAATAGATGATACTAAGAATTCTGGTGTGGGTTCTGAATATAAAGATCCATCTATTCCAGAAGGatatttaaaattggaGTCAATTACTCAGATTTCAAGGAACAAAAATACACCCATGATTTCGCTGGAAGATAAACTAAAGAATTTGTAA
- a CDS encoding peptidase'insulinase-like peptidase', which yields MTEIKTNLKEIQNEITKPIYDDNKYRALVLKNNLRVLLVQDENTDISGASMSVFVGCQQDPEELNGLAHFLEHMLFLGSARHPNPSDFDDYMKLNGGSSNAFTDNLSTSYFFEIKNESFEHALDLFSAFFICPLFDTKYVDREVNAVNSEHNKNLLSDLWIRYHVISSIARNGHPLRKFGTGSIETLKYEPEKKGIDLIAELKNFHNKYYSSNNMFLTLVSNCDLDELESYAIKYFSEIVDKNIARVDYFGEFQKERPYLSIMESPEDGALESMVYVIPNKDEKKVSFNFQIPDLRKFRKGLPEMYFTNILGHEGPGSLTSALRRNGWCLALSSGLNEMYSANLFEIIITLTEKGAREVLSVIEYTLNFVNLVIKNEIDMEVVSDLEKLSQLVFDYRNRPSLDETISNNVFALANLPPLKELLTFGNRVEKMDVDAVKYLKQYFDPKNMFILLSIPENKALIEDERLKDKLIYDRHYNINYLKLEFGPEIKEIISNISLSNASRFGLKMPTKNNYIPENFDLMNTYGGNMQAFPTILEIPGNSFSDRVVAYYKPDTNFQTPHGFSQFFFFSSSKVTCELLVLDTLTSLTLSKFVAEEAYNATIANLDYKISGGYNLRNSMNCLSITISGFNDKMHTLLKFLIKSLVELKNDGKKQLYKSFFEDALEESRLSVRNSLFNPDILAHLTSYNFREFYSVYTPSKEEILSILSTTTYERLCDHISTFFSQCLIKSITVGNLNKEQARELVETVTIKELLSSEQLNSKMEKTIIRNCIDLEKAIESDPEIKSNRIILSKSVINPMDKNGSVIYSIDMGEYNLRNYVLLELLSKYLDSNCYLELRTNQQLGYIVHACSYNLKPAIGIYVCVQSSDFSNSHVINRIHNLLDDLLVVKLSEKLDEDQFNILVDSEIKIYSNKPKNIKEEVAQYLTAITNGESNFDWKDKSIKILENLTYQEFCSFVTDLISRPRTIVQSVSALDASKKCEDVANDFVPNGFIVIKDFKHFRNTDALLNITI from the coding sequence ATGACAGAAATAAAGAcgaatttaaaagaaattcagAATGAAATAACGAAGCCAATTTATGATGACAACAAATATAGAGCTCTggtattgaaaaataatttgaggGTATTATTGGTTCAGGATGAGAATACGGATATTTCAGGAGCAAGTATGTCAGTATTTGTTGGTTGTCAGCAAGATCCTGAAGAACTGAATGGCCTTGCCCATTTTTTGGAGCATATGTTATTTTTAGGCTCAGCCAGACATCCAAACCCTAGTGATTTTGATGACTATATGAAATTGAATGGAGGGAGTTCAAATGCATTCACAGATAATTTGTCAACATCTTACTTTTtcgaaataaaaaatgagtCATTTGAGCATGCATTAGACTTATTTTCTGCTTTTTTTATATGTCCTTTATTTGATACAAAGTATGTAGATAGGGAAGTTAATGCAGTAAACAGTGAGCATAACAAAAATTTGTTATCAGATTTATGGATAAGATATCAtgtaatttcttcaatagcTAGGAATGGGCATCCATTGAGAAAGTTTGGTACTGGAAGTATAGAAACATTAAAATATGAGCCAGAAAAGAAAGGAATTGATTTGATTGCAGAACTGAAGAATTttcataataaatattatagtTCAAATAATATGTTTCTTACTTTGGTTTCAAATTGTGATCTTGATGAGCTTGAGAGTTATGCAATAAAGtatttttcagaaatagTTGATAAGAATATTGCTCGTGTTGATTATTTTGGTGAATTCCAAAAAGAAAGACCATATTTAAGTATTATGGAATCTCCAGAAGATGGTGCTCTTGAGTCAATGGTATATGTAATACctaataaagatgaaaaaaaagtatcttttaattttcaGATTCCTGATTTACGTAAATTTAGAAAAGGACTTCCTGAAATGTattttacaaatattttaggACATGAAGGGCCAGGAAGTTTGACTTCAGCTTTGAGAAGAAATGGTTGGTGTCTTGCTCTAAGCAGCGGATTAAATGAAATGTATTCCGCTAATttgtttgaaataataataactttaacAGAGAAAGGTGCAAGAGAAGTTTTGAGTGTTATTGAATACACATTAAATTTTGTGAATTTGGTTATAAAGAATGAAATAGATATGGAAGTAGTTTCAGATCTTGAAAAACTTTCTCAGCTTGTCTTTGATTATAGAAATAGACCAAGTCTAGATGAAACTATAAGTAATAATGTATTTGCTCTTGCAAATTTACCTCCTCTAAAGGAACTTCTTACTTTTGGGAATAGAGTTGAAAAAATGGATGTAGATGCAGTAAAATATCTTaaacaatattttgatCCCAAGAATATGTTTATTTTACTTTCAATTCCGGAAAATAAAGCTCttattgaagatgaaagacttaaagataaattaatttatgaCAGacattataatataaactATTTGAAGTTAGAGTTTGGACCAGAAATTAAGGAAATTATCTCTAATATAAGTCTTTCTAATGCTAGCAGATTTGGACTCAAAATGccaacaaaaaataattatattccaGAGAATTTTGACTTAATGAACACGTATGGCGGCAACATGCAGGCATTCCCCACAATTTTGGAGATTCCTGGAAATTCATTTAGTGACAGAGTGGTTGCATATTATAAGCCTGATACAAATTTTCAAACTCCACACGGTTTTTctcaattctttttcttctcatCAAGTAAGGTTACATGTGAATTACTTGTTCTTGATACTTTGACATCTTTAACATTAAGTAAATTTGTTGCAGAAGAGGCTTATAATGCAACCATTGCCAATTTAGACTATAAGATTTCGGGTGGGTACAATTTAAGAAATTCAATGAATTGTTTATCTATCACAATTTCTGgttttaatgataaaatgCACACattattaaagtttttgATCAAATCTCTAGTTGAACTCAAAAATGATGGTAAAAAGCAACTATATAAATCATTCTTTGAAGATGCTCTGGAGGAAAGTAGACTATCAGTCAGAAACTCACTTTTTAATCCAGATATACTTGCCCATTTGACTTCGTATAATTTCAGGGAGTTTTATTCTGTTTATACTCCTTCAAAAGAGGAGATTTTATCTATATTAAGTACAACTACATACGAAAGGTTGTGTGATCATATATCAACATTTTTCTCACAGTGTTTGATAAAATCGATCACAGTTGGTAACTTAAATAAGGAACAAGCACGAGAACTTGTTGAAACTGTGACTATCAAGGAATTGTTATCGTCTGAACAACTAAATTCTAAAATGGAAAAGACTATCATTAGAAACTGCATAGATTTGGAAAAAGCAATAGAATCAGATCCTGAAATAAAATCCAATAGGATCATTCTATCTAAGTCTGTGATAAACCCAATGGATAAGAATGGTTCAGttatatattcaattgaTATGGGAGAGTACAATTTAAGAAACTACGTTCTTTTGGAGCTGTTgtcaaaatatttggattcAAATTGCTACTTAGAACTTCGTACAAATCAACAATTAGGGTATATTGTGCATGCATGTAGCTATAATTTAAAGCCAGCTATTGGTATTTATGTTTGTGTTCAGTCTTCAGACTTCAGTAATTCTCATGTTATAAACCGCATTCATAATTTACTTGATGATCTTTTGGTCGTAAAATTATCGGAAAAGCTTGATGAGGATCAGTTTAACATTTTAGTGGATTCTGAAATTAAGATTTATTCAAACAAaccaaaaaatattaaagaggAAGTTGCTCAATACTTGACAGCAATCACTAATGGAGAGAGCAATTTTGATTGGAAAGACAAGTCCattaaaattcttgaaaatttaaCTTATCAAGAATTCTGCTCTTTTGTTACAGATCTAATCAGTAGGCCAAGGACTATTGTACAATCTGTATCAGCCTTGGACGCCAGCAAAAAATGTGAAGATGTGGCTAATGATTTTGTTCCAAATGGATTTATAGTTATCAAAGATTTCAAACATTTTAGAAATACTGACGCACTACTTAACATAACTATATAA
- a CDS encoding signal peptide plus transmembrane domain or GPI anchor (transcripts identified by EST) produces the protein MNKYLLIYHFFLQVVILLSINGISLGKESDLVDNEECENPEYLFPWGNDYLNSCLSFQCHRVREHKSWYRFWEKKPKYVHKNINGSERVIQCSDCEGFLKKGALFGGMSICTPIEFGGSFDIPKGWVSIATASLQLNKEIKNKSSIKLIPDNWRIDGQTKKTTLDLSACSTSDDSEVALSILVTLSNIAEPSRKSSKYRRILGLHDDSINVRIKTLGVDMGDSADGFDDDDLDDDFDDEFDSEDVQQSMQPDNGYNEYFLYDMNKLASTQHRVPRDNPSKGKKNKRKVRKQKPFTGAEKLPRKWKLSKGHASIYSSSDVVRLDLASDIHPNELVQVILTCNNKYMNCNIQDFVSCFNILCRSVTKEELIRRAALMKAKRFISNSIISGQVVPKMAYNGMPFQPGFPPAIPGPFNGQFQYPHANNIVNGNFIQRNSTLPIQGVSSVGANYIQNRGKNGIVMVNNGVGKPAEVSNQANVFVGNNDGVQNVNINTNTKTAGISNISLQQPPANVKTSQSTAASKGIQIIFVPAQSQTNAHCQSQTNMVNVNKAVTKSSLKQKKQKTFISQNIIPKENTNIPNQINNPQIPTPKQSKSQINQIGVYGPANHTVVTSYNSNVLNTDIYQTSSEKNLESQPTTVCILAMEPKSESKVNVASSNTIQPVEQTQFSNVKQDVTVVFNPINTVTKTSKTSKRNTVKQTTTKTQAPTLNILLVPSKTVKRKNNFKKVSKVSKNEVKHANKTVDIILLNSNLNHKPKKAVDKSNSDYMALNTNNVLKPPKIITGKITYKLPKKIKKSSKSTKPEFNIIDTIVLEKVDNKEPRNKIEKLVPVDSSSLSDENILLSDSEISSQYISSSQKKHSRQSHSSRSKNKAHRKKSIKVISREDGATENVLLDSNKHISNSDNKASSVKVEKYILHPVGTSESSEDSESFSEYEFGSEEIGYLSDEDFSALILKKVKDDSAKSDKSVKTESNSKVSIQSQKTKNEDDDQVNEEIKIKNIEKSESKVEIENSPLSDSSDYEIFTKQKHYNYETRSTMKSILGYSILISVFLFIVFIIMKLLLL, from the coding sequence ATGAATAAGTATCTACTTATTTACCATTTTTTCCTACAGGTGGTAATTctattatcaattaatgGAATTTCATTAGGAAAAGAATCTGATTTGGTAGATAACGAGGAATGTGAAAATCCGGAGTATTTGTTTCCCTGGGGGAACGATTATCTTAATTCATGTTTGAGTTTTCAATGCCATAGGGTCCGAGAACATAAAAGTTGGTATCGCTTTTGGGAAAAAAAACCAAAATATGTtcataaaaatattaatggaaGTGAACGGGTGATACAATGTTCAGACTGTGAAGgttttttaaagaaaggAGCTCTATTTGGTGGAATGTCAATTTGTACTCCAATTGAGTTTGGTGGTAGTTTTGATATACCAAAAGGTTGGGTATCTATAGCTACTGCAAGCTTGCAATTAAATAAGgaaattaagaataaaagCTCAATTAAGTTAATTCCAGATAACTGGAGAATTGATGGACAGACTAAAAAGACAACCTTGGACTTGTCCGCTTGTTCCACTTCTGATGATTCTGAAGTAGCTTTATCTATATTAGTAACTTTATCAAATATAGCCGAACCTTCCAGAAAGTCCTCAAAATATAGACGTATTTTGGGTCTTCATGATGATTCAATTAATGTGAGGATTAAAACTCTTGGAGTTGATATGGGAGACTCAGCGGATGGTTTTGACGATGATGATTTGGATGATGACTTTGATGACGAATTTGATAGTGAAGATGTTCAACAAAGCATGCAACCTGATAATGGGTATAATGAGTACTTTTTGTATGATATGAATAAATTAGCTTCAACACAGCATAGGGTACCTAGAGACAACCCATCCAAGggcaaaaaaaataagcGAAAAGTAAGAAAGCAAAAACCATTTACTGGTGCAGAAAAACTCCCAAGAAAATGGAAACTTAGCAAAGGCCATGCTTCGATATATTCATCGTCCGATGTTGTGAGGCTTGATCTTGCTTCAGATATTCACCCCAATGAACTTGTCCAAGTTATTCTTACATGTAATAACAAATATATGAATTGCAATATCCAAGACTTTGTTTCGTGCTTCAATATTCTCTGTAGATCTGTAACCAAGGAAGAGCTTATTCGTAGAGCAGCTTTAATGAAAGCTAAACGGttcatttcaaattctattatttcaGGTCAAGTAGTGCCTAAAATGGCTTATAACGGCATGCCATTTCAACCCGGTTTCCCGCCTGCTATTCCAGGGCCTTTCAATGGTCAATTCCAGTATCCACATGCAAATAATATAGTAAATGGGAATTTCATACAAAGAAATTCAACTTTGCCTATTCAAGGAGTTTCGAGTGTAGGAgcaaattatattcaaaataggGGAAAAAATGGGATTGTTATGGTTAACAATGGAGTAGGAAAGCCTGCTGAAGTAAGTAACCAAGCTAACGTTTTTGTTGGAAATAATGATGGCGTACAAaatgtaaatataaatacCAATACTAAGACTGCTGgaatttctaatatttcCCTTCAGCAACCTCCTGCAAATGTTAAAACTTCTCAGAGTACCGCAGCATCAAAGggtattcaaataatttttgtacCAGCACAGAGTCAAACGAATGCCCACTGCCAAAGCCAAACTAACATGGTTAATGTAAATAAAGCTGTGACTAAATCATCGTTAAAACAGAAAAAGCAAAAAACCTTCATAAGTCAAAACATCATTCCAAAGGAAAACACTAATATTccaaatcaaattaataatccTCAAATACCTACACCAAAACAATCTAAGTCTCAAATAAACCAGATCGGAGTTTATGGCCCTGCTAATCACACCGTTGTTACCTCGTATAACTCAAATGTATTAAACACTGATATTTATCAAACTTCCTCTGAGAAAAACTTGGAGAGTCAACCAACAACAGTTTGTATACTAGCTATGGAACCTAAAAGTGAATCTAAAGTAAATGTTGCGAGTTCAAACACAATTCAGCCCGTAGAACAAACTCAATTCAGCAATGTAAAACAAGATGTTACAGTAGTTTTTAATCCTATAAATACAGTTACAAAAACCTCAAAAACTAGCAAACGCAATACTGTGAAACAAACAACAACTAAAACTCAAGCACcaactttaaatattttattagtTCCTAGTAAGACTgttaaaagaaagaataatttcaagaaaGTTTCTAAAGTCTCTAAAAACGAGGTTAAACATGCAAATAAAACAGTAGACattattttgttaaatagtaatttaaATCATAAACCTAAAAAGGCTGTTGATAAAAGTAATTCAGATTATATGGCTTTGAATACAAATAATGTCCTAAAACctccaaaaataataacagGCAAGATAACCTACAAATTGCCtaaaaaaatcaagaaaagtAGCAAATCAACAAAGCCAgagtttaatattatagaTACCATAGTTTTAGAAAAGGTTGATAATAAGGAACCCAGAAACAAAATTGAAAAGTTAGTCCCTGTGGATAGCTCTTCTTTAAGTGAtgagaatattttattatcagaTTCTGAAATTAGTAGCCAATACATTTCTAGTAGCCAGAAGAAACATTCTAGACAGTCGCATAGCTCCCGTTCGAAGAATAAAGCTCATAGAAAGAAGTCCATAAAAGTTATATCTCGAGAAGACGGAGCAACTGAAAACGTTCTGCTAGATTCCAACAAACATATTTCTAATTCCGATAATAAGGCTTCTTCGGTCAAAgtagaaaaatatattctaCATCCAGTTGGCACTTCAGAAAGTTCTGAGGACTCTGAAAGTTTTAGCGAATATGAATTTGGCTCGGAAGAAATTGGATATCTGAGTGATGAAGATTTCAGTGCCCTAATTCTGAAAAAAGTTAAAGATGATTCTGCAAAGTCAGATAAATCAGTGAAAACGGAGTCCAATTCTAAAGTCTCTATTCAGTCACAGAAAACAAAAAACGAAGATGATGATCAAGTTAATGAGGAGATAAAGATcaaaaatatagaaaagaGTGAATCTAAAgttgaaatagaaaatagCCCTTTAAGTGATTCTTCTGATTATGAAATTTTTACCAAACAAAAACATTATAATTACGAAACAAGAAGCACAATGAAGTCTATCTTGGgatattcaatattgatCAGTGTTTTTCTGTTCATAGTGTTCATTATTATGAAACTACTCCTGCTTTAA
- a CDS encoding DNA-directed RNA polymerase 2, with protein sequence DRVRCILIIMDSSDNRFFRARRTLCEMLEDRGYIVSSQDKEEDFSTFKERFESHQRLRSRMLMVASHRQDQTKRIICYFADESKKTGVKPIRDIVEKMDEHAIQRAILISQNVLTAHAKVAILDAAPKHYIESFLENELLVNITKHELVPKHILLSDDEKLQLLDRYKIKETQLPRIQYADPVARYFGLAKGQVVKIIRPSETAGRYVTYRLVV encoded by the coding sequence GACAGAGTTAGGTGtattttaataatcatGGACAGTAGTGATAACCGATTTTTTCGAGCAAGGAGGACGCTTTGTGAGATGCTAGAGGATAGGGGGTACATTGTTTCAAGCCAAGATAAAGAGGAAGACTTTTCAACCTTTAAGGAAAGGTTCGAGTCTCATCAACGCTTGAGGTCGAGGATGCTGATGGTTGCTTCCCATAGACAGGACCAAACTAAGCgaattatttgttattttgCAGATGAATCAAAGAAAACCGGAGTCAAGCCAATTAGAGATATTGTAGAAAAGATGGATGAGCATGCGATACAACGAGCAATActtatttctcaaaatgTATTGACAGCTCATGCTAAAGTGGCCATACTAGATGCTGCTCCGAAACATTATATTGAGAGCTTTTTGGAAAACGAGCTTTTGGTTAATATTACTAAGCATGAGTTAGTTCCTAAGcatattttattatcagaCGACGAAAAGCTTCAACTTTTGGATAGATataaaatcaaagaaaCTCAACTACCAAGGATCCAATATGCTGATCCAGTTGCTCGCTATTTTGGTTTGGCTAAAGGCCAAGTCGTCAAAATCATTCGTCCTTCAGAAACTGCTGGTAGATATGTCACTTATAGGTTGGTAGTATAG